Within the Musa acuminata AAA Group cultivar baxijiao chromosome BXJ2-9, Cavendish_Baxijiao_AAA, whole genome shotgun sequence genome, the region CAAACGAAGCTGTGTCATCTTAATCACTTTTTGAAACATATTGCTTATTGGGGCCTGAGCAGTAATGCCATCAGACGATAGACATGTGGTTATTGTTAAACCATGCCACTCATTCAGCCTATAATTGTTTTCGGGGTCTATCACATTTATGATTTTTGTTTCAAGTATTTGATCACATTTATGCCACTCATTAGAAATTGGCTTGCTTGCTGCAGGATCTGCTATTACTGGACCCATCGGGAAGGAATGTGCCGACTTGTGGCCAAGGATTGCTAGTGCAGCAAATGCGATCGTGTAGGGTCATGGTTCTTGGGGTCAAGAGCTGAGGTTTTGGTTTATGTTTATTTGTTTCAAGAAATAGTATGTATCAGTGTTGTTTGAGTTGGTTACCCTGGTTAGTGATGTTTACTAGAGTTCTTCATCTTATGGATTTGATGTTCTGCTGTTGGTCACATTTTAATTTTAAACGGTCTCTTTCTATTATTTCAAGTCTCAAGTGCATCAGGCAACTGGTTGTTGGTAGTGCTGGAAGATATGCTGTTTTATTGGACTTCTTAACGTTTGTTGTTCTAGTTAATCTAATTAGGACTCTAGTCAACACTCTATGGTTGGAATGTTTGGTGCTAAGAAAAATTATAGTTCTTTTAGATCTTACAGGCGCTGTTTGACAAATTTGAGGAGCAATGTGAATTATCCATGGGGCTTATTGTGAATTACATTCTGTAGCCATTTTTATGAAGCGTTGTAATTTCTCATGATATTTACTTAATTTAATATAGGAAAGCATGTTTATGTATACTTATATATGCAAGTGGAGTGTTTTCCTATATGAAACTTTGGAAGTAAATATCATGAACATCTTTGAGTTTCAGTGATTGGGTTATCGGGTCCATAAATTAAGTGATAAGGTGATCGGGTCCATAAATTTTACCTTCTTTCGATAGAGTTTTTCTATGCAGGTATCATGCACACTAGGGGTAAGACGATCGAAGTATATCATATTACACTTGCTTATCAAAGATTCAATGTGCCAAATGTTTTCCATAaattttacatataaaatattaactcgataataatatattagatatataaaattttaaaatattatttgataaatTTTGTTACTGAATCCATTTACCAAATATTAAAGATTCAAAACTTCATCCAGcaaatctttatatttaaaatatgaaatatgcgACTAGTGTAATATATTCACTTATCAAATATTAAAAACTTATTGTTAAAGGTGGAAGACCTCATTCAAcaaatctttatatttaaaatattaatatgatgatGATTCAACGTATCCACTTACCAAATATTAAAAGGTTTTAAATCTTCTTCGATAAAttctaatatttaaaatatcagtCGATGTCAGACCCAACTTGAATTACttatattttatcaaaaaaaaatccGAGGAGAATCGAGAAACGAGAACAGAGTAAACGggcacgataaaaaaaaaattaaaattaaaatttcaaaCGAAGGAAAAAAAAACGGGGGAAAATGGTTTCGCCGTCGAGAACCCTAATTTATTCCTGGTTTCCCCGTTTGATCCTTATTGATTCACGATTCCCTTTCGTTCGGCCTCACCCTTCTGTCGATTTGGTCCATTACAGGGTTCCGATTCGCTCCCCCTTCCAATATCTAGGGTTTCTTATGCCCCTCCTCTGCGATCACGCCACCGATTGAACCCCTGGCCTTCCATGTCGAAAGGCGACGACGCCTCCACCGTCGAGATCCGCGATGTCTGGGCCAACAACCTTGAGGCTGAGTTCGCCGTGATCCGGGAGATCGTCGACGATTTCCCCTTCGTCGCCATGGACACCGAGTTCCCAGGCGTCGCCGTTCGCCCCCTCGGCGACTTCAAGACCGTGGCCGACCAGAACTACCACATCCTCCGCGCCAACGTCGACCTTCTCCACCTTATCCAGCTCGGCCTGACCTTCTCTGACGCCGACGGGAACCTCCCGACCTCCTCGGCTGCCGGCGGACACCCTGTCATGTGGCAGTTCAACTTCAGGGAGTTCGACGTCGACCGCGACGTCAGCAATCCCGATTCCATCGACCTCCTCATCAGGTCCGGCATTGATTTGGTGAGAAATCGGGAATTCGGTGTCGACGCGATACGATTCGCCGAACTCCTGATGTCGTCCGGCGTCGTCCTCAACGATTCCGTCAGTTGGGTGACCTTCCACTGTGCTTATGATTTCGGGTACCTCCTAAAACTCCTAACTTGCAGAAGGCTTCCCGACACCCGAGAGGGGTTTTTTGAGCTCGTCAGGACGTTCTTCCCGGTTGT harbors:
- the LOC135623494 gene encoding probable CCR4-associated factor 1 homolog 7 produces the protein MSKGDDASTVEIRDVWANNLEAEFAVIREIVDDFPFVAMDTEFPGVAVRPLGDFKTVADQNYHILRANVDLLHLIQLGLTFSDADGNLPTSSAAGGHPVMWQFNFREFDVDRDVSNPDSIDLLIRSGIDLVRNREFGVDAIRFAELLMSSGVVLNDSVSWVTFHCAYDFGYLLKLLTCRRLPDTREGFFELVRTFFPVVYDIKHLLKFSNSLHGGLNKVAEQLEVERVGICHQAGSDSLLTARAFRKLMGSYFDGSIERYAGVMYGLDIEHGINTR